A part of Kryptolebias marmoratus isolate JLee-2015 linkage group LG8, ASM164957v2, whole genome shotgun sequence genomic DNA contains:
- the LOC108235285 gene encoding plakophilin-1, with product MMAPDPLRSASTVGGTEDTSLALPSDRTLSSGKQRVLDQVHSIKRTKSRHSKSVSSPTSPSPKTLTTYNEFGTFKFMSTKGNGLVGRSSSSSTMSAAGYSKATSFQKTRSQSARVPSRRNDSFMAALEPQTSVVLPKKPNGLQTSRSDSALNPPLSPAEAHTRSIKGRNTIKMKQSTTSAVNGTLLTNSQTGFPMPTSNQSQTDGWMGTSKATKLEQGSMVNSVHSNREVNLKDAVEMLSHSDENYQQFGASVIQNATFKDEAAKNEVYELNGIPPLVELLEHENVKVNEVAAAALRNLVFKNPRNKVQVDHCGAVAKALKLLKSRSSSSEAKKQATGLLWNLSSDEELKQDLLDTALPGLTDIVVQPYVMDDKDIDIDEQSFCNALGCLRNLSSGGVIARRCMRNCPRLIDSLVMYTESCVRKETPDEMGVENCVCILQNLTFQLAKEKPDAFDHNNSRAVQTEEKNAPVGCFSPRSSKIQNEYPFLKHPADSADTDPSGVKWLCHPRTIDTYLSLLESSPNKITQEACCGALQNLTANSKVNGDVDQILMEKLKTSLPLKALMKSDNKTIRKTAFALLDNMSRSKVKLSMAQQMLPELVDFLLAHTEDHTKLFSDEEAEKLSKILLRLLLSDTEVTKKVLNKAMISKLITLSNQRQETYPKGSTATSVLLFNIWNDKNLHTVAKKTGFSKSLFVNKVSISANEILKSTASNE from the exons ATGATGGCACCGGACCCGCTGAGATCGGCATCGACCGTCGGGGGCACGGAGGACACCTCGCTCGCGCTGCCGTCCGACAGGACCCTGAGCTCGGGGAAGCAGCGCGTGCTGGATCAGGTTCACAGCATTAAGAGGACCAAGTCCCGACACAGCAAGAGCGTCTCGTCTCCTACAA GCCCATCGCCAAAAACTTTAACAACCTATAATGAGTTTGGGACGTTCAAATTTATGTCAACTAAAGGGAACGGCCTCGTCGGtcgctccagctccagctccaccaTGTCAGCAGCGGGCTACAGCAAAGCg ACAAGTTTTCAGAAGACTCGGAGTCAGTCTGCAAGAGTTCCCAGTAGAAGAAATGACAGCTTCATGGCTGCCTTGGAACCTCAAACCAGCGTCGTCTTGCCAAAGAAACCCAATGGGCTACAAACCAGTCGCAGTGACTCTGCTTTGAaccctcctctttctcctgctGAAGCACATACCAGG agcatcAAGGGGCGGAATaccattaaaatgaaacagagcACCACTTCCGCTGTTAATGGGACATTACTCACCAACAGCCAAACAGGTTTCCCCATGCCGACCTCTAACCAATCTCAAACTGATGGCTGGATGGGTACATCCAAAGCCACCAAATTAGAGCAGGGGTCAAT GGTGAACTCTGTACATAGCAACAGAGAGGTGAACTTGAAAGACGCTGTGGAGATGCTGTCTCACAGTGACGAGAATTACCAGCAATTTGGAGCCAGTGTCATCCAAAACGCCACCTTCAAAGATGAGGCGGCCAAAAATGAG gtaTACGAGCTCAATGGTATTCCACCTCTGGTGGAGCTGTTGGAGCATGAAAATGTAAAGGTGAACGAGGTTGCTGCTGCGGCTTTAAGGAATCTTGTTTTTAAGAACCCAAGAAACAAGGTGCAAGTTGATCACTGTGGTGCTGTAGCCAAGGCCTTGAAACTACTAAAGTCAAGGTCGTCATCCTCTGAAGCCAAGAAACAAGCCACTG GCCTTCTGTGGAACTTGTCTTCTGATGAGGAGCTGAAGCAAGATCTGTTGGACACAGCTTTGCCTGGCCTGACTGATATTGTGGTACAACCATACGTAATGGACGACAAAGACATCGACATCGACGAACAGAGCTTCTGCAATGCTTTAGGATGCCTGAG GAACCTGAGTAGTGGTGGTGTTATAGCGAGGCGCTGTATGAGAAACTGCCCCAGACTCATCGACTCACTCGTGATGTACACTGAGTCCTGTGTGCGAAAGGAAACCCCTGATGAAATG GGTGTGGAGAACTGTGTTTGCATTCTCCAAAATCTGACCTTTCAACTGGCGAAGGAGAAGCCAGACGCTTTTGATCATAACAATTCAAGAGCAGTtcaaactgaggagaaaaatgCCCCAGTTGGATGTTTCAGCCCTAGGAGCAGCAAGATTCAAAACGAG TATCCTTTCCTGAAACATCCAGCCGATTCTGCTGACACTGACCCATCAGGAGTGAAATGGTTGTGCCACCCCAGAACCATTGACACCTACCTGTCTTTGCTGGAATCATCCCCCAACAAGATCACTCAGGAGGCCTGCTGCGGTGCCCTGCAGAACCTCACTGCCAACAGCAAA GTGAACGGTGATGTGGACCAAATTTTGATGGAGAAGTTAAAAACTTCACTTCCCTTGAAGGCTCTGATGAAATCAGATAACAAGACTATTCGGAAGACTGCTTTTGCCTTGCTGGACAACATGTCCCGCAGCAAAGTGAAGCTCAGCATGG CACAGCAGATGTTGCCTGAGCTTGTAGACTTCCTCTTAGCCCACACAGAGGATCACACAAAGTTGTTTAgtgatgaagaagctgaaaaactTTCCAAGATATTGCTGAGACTGCTGCTGTCAGACACTGAGGTCACGAAGAAGGTCCTTAATAAAGCCATGATTTCTAAGCTGATAACCTTAAGCAACCAAAGACA GGAAACATATCCAAAAGGGAGCACAGCAACCAGTGTGCTGTTGTTCAACATCTGGAATGACAAGAATTTGCACACCGTTGcgaaaaag ACAGGATTTTCGAAATCTCTCTTTGTCAACAAAGTTTCTATAAGTGCCAACGAGATACTCAAATCCACGGCTTCAAATGAATGA